The proteins below come from a single Alosa sapidissima isolate fAloSap1 chromosome 23, fAloSap1.pri, whole genome shotgun sequence genomic window:
- the mdh1b gene encoding putative malate dehydrogenase 1B has protein sequence MRSRRTFGYPATGTATGSMARFVVAGKADCPHYAKAELLADLLQRKLPDFRIHKICVHPNEWKQWLETTCLSNGWEHEHSPLVWRELIDRGGKGMLLGGFSDFMEHVQGYYGITSDMTTDLMLKIAKENLQTKELFMQEEAQGHSLLQPLHIWINSALHPTCYSLIPLLFDSEVFTSAPLISLHLLDVGGSEEALHGIKMETEDLSSPQLHEITVHNFLDDYVFHQAHFIIFLDDWPPGQEKEGQTEEVGRAVMKKVAKNFQNYGKLIDSRAHKNVRVMVVGDSFINLKCSLLLENAPSVDSSHFVAMGTQLEYEARAQIAKKLGVTSADVTDVIIWGNISGSFHVDLQRARVFRYEGAIYRPPNFSQPLLEMSNNRKSFETDIMSLLSLHRSMVTSKTERPAAMSATNGVCAILKAWNNNSSPKEVFSLGIISRGEYNVPKGLVVSMPVVFSCGQWSVVPNLAISDELRIRIEDSISQLKTEKENTVCS, from the exons ATGAGGTCAAGAAGGACCTTCGGTTACCCAGCAACTGGAACTGCTACAGGAAGCATGGCAAGATTTGTTGTTGCAG GCAAGGCAGATTGCCCTCATTATGCAAAAGCAGAGCTTCTTGCAGACTTACTTCAGAGGAAGTTGCCCGACTTTCGTATTCACAAAATTTGTGTACATCCAAATGAATGGAAG CAATGGCTAGAGACGACTTGCCTTAGTAATGGCTGGGAGCATGAACACTCTCCTTTGGTGTGGAGAGAACTTATTGATAGAGGGGGGAAAGGAATGCTTCTGGGTGGTTTCAGTGACTTCATGGAACATGTCCAG GGTTATTATGGAATTACATCAGACATGACAACAGACTTGATGCTGAAAATTGCGAAAGAAAACCTTCAGACAAAGGAGCTATTTATgcaggaggaagcacaagggCACAGCCTGCTTCAACCTCTACACATTTGGATAAACAG TGCCCTGCACCCAACATGCTACAGCCTGATCCCTCTGCTGTTTGACTCTGAAGTTTTCACCAGTGCTCCTCTAATCAGCCTCCACCTCCTAGATGTTGGAGGAAGTGAGGAGGCCTTGCATGGAATCAAAATGGAGACTGAggatctctcctctccacagttACACGAGATCACTGTACACAATTTCTTGGATGACTATGTCTTTCACCAGGCTCATTTTATCATCTTCCTCGATGACTGGCCACCTGGGCAAGAAAAAGAGGGGCAAACAGAAGAAGTTGGTCGGGCGGTGATGAAGAAAGTGGCCAAGAATTTCCAGAATTATGGAAAACTCATTGATTCAAGGGCACATAAAAACGTGCGAGTGATGGTTGTTGGGGACTCTTTCATCAATCTGAAGTGTTCTTTACTTCTGGAGAATGCACCTTCTGTGGACTCTAGTCACTTTGTTGCCATGGGAACTCAGCTGGAGTATGAAGCAAGGGCACAGATAGCAAAGAAGCTCGGTGTCACATCAGCAG ATGTGACAGATGTCATCATATGGGGAAATATCAGTGGCAGCTTCCATGTGGATCTTCAAAGAGCAAGGGTGTTCCGATATGAAGGTGCCATTTATAGACCTCCCAACTTTTCTCAGCCACTTCTGGAAATGTCAAATAACAG AAAAAGTTTTGAGACTGATATTATGAGCTTGCTGAGTTTACATCGCTCCATGGTAACCTCAAAGACTGAAAGACCTGCAGCCATGTCAGCAACAAATGGGGTATGCGCCATCCTGAAGGCCTGGAACAATAATTCCTCTCCTAAAGAGGTTTTCTCTTTGGGAATAATCAGCAGAG GAGAGTACAATGTTCCTAAAGGCCTAGTGGTTTCAATGCCTGTAGTCTTCAGTTGTGGACAGTGGTCTGTTGTACCCAATTTGGCTATTTCTGATGAACTGAGGATCAGAATTGAGGACTCAATCAGTCAGCTGAAAACA GAGAAAGAAAACACCGTATGCAGTTAA
- the LOC121698083 gene encoding tubulin beta-4 chain: MREIVHLQAGQCGNQIGAKFWEVISDEHGIDPTGTYHGDSDLQLERINVYFNEATGGKYVPRAILVDLEPGTMDSVRSGPFGQIFRPDNFVFGQSGAGNNWAKGHYTEGAELVDSVLDVVRKEAESCDCLQGFQLTHSLGGGTGSGMGTLLISKIREEYPDRIMNTFSVVPSPKVSDTVVEPYNATLSVHQLVENTDETYCIDNEALYDICFRTLKLTTPTYGDLNHLVSATMSGVTTCLRFPGQLNADLRKLAVNMVPFPRLHFFMPGFAPLTSRGSQQYRALTVPELTQQMFDAKNMMAACDPRHGRYLTVAAIFRGRMSMKEVDEQMLNVQNKNSSYFVEWIPNNVKTAVCDIPPRGLKMSATFIGNSTAIQELFKRISEQFTAMFRRKAFLHWYTGEGMDEMEFTEAESNMNDLVSEYQQYQDATAEEEGEFEEGEEDIE, translated from the exons ATGAGGGAGATTGTTCATTTGCAAGCCGGCCAGTGTGGAAATCAAATAGGCGCGAAG ttttGGGAGGTGATAAGTGATGAACATGGCATTGACCCTACTGGCACCTATCACGGAGACAGTGATCTACAACTGGAAAGAATAAATGTCTACTTCAATGAGGCAACTG GTGGGAAATATGTCCCTCGTGCCATCCTTGTGGATTTGGAGCCTGGAACCATGGATTCTGTCCGTTCAGGGCCATTTGGTCAAATCTTCCGGCCTGACAACTTTGTCTTTG GTCAGAGTGGCGCTGGAAACAACTGGGCAAAAGGTCATTACACAGAGGGAGCGGAACTAGTGGATTCTGTGCTAGATGTTGTCAGGAAGGAAGCAGAGAGCTGCGACTGTCTACAGGGATTCCAGCTTACGCATTCTTTAGGTGGTGGCACAGGATCAGGCATGGGAACTTTGTTGATTAGTAAGATTCGTGAAGAGTACCCAGACCGCATCATGAATACCTTTAGCGTAGTCCCCTCCCCTAAAGTGTCAGATACAGTGGTAGAGCCTTATAATGCAACCTTGTCTGTCCATCAGTTAGTTGAGAATACAGATGAAACATACTGCATTGACAATGAAGCCCTGTATGATATCTGTTTCCGCACCCTGAAGCTAACCACTCCCACATACGGCGACCTCAACCATTTGGTTTCTGCTACCATGAGTGGTGTCACCACCTGCCTTCGTTTCCCAGGACAGCTGAATGCAGATCTTCGCAAGCTGGCAGTAAACATGGTACCCTTTCCCCGTCTGCACTTCTTTATGCCTGGTTTTGCTCCCCTCACCAGCCGTGGCAGCCAGCAGTACCGTGCCCTCACCGTGCCTGAACTCACCCAGCAGATGTTCGACGCCAAGAACATGATGGCTGCTTGCGACCCTCGTCACGGACGCTACCTGACGGTAGCAGCCATCTTCCGTGGCCGCATGTCCATGAAGGAGGTGGATGAGCAGATGTTGAATGTCCAGAACAAGAACAGCAGCTACTTTGTCGAGTGGATCCCCAATAACGTGAAGACGGCTGTTTGTGACATTCCACCTCGGGGTCTCAAGATGTCCGCCACATTCATTGGTAACAGCACAGCCATTCAAGAGCTGTTCAAACGCATCTCGGAGCAGTTCACAGCCATGTTCCGCCGCAAGGCCTTCTTGCACTGGTACACCGGAGAGGGCATGGATGAGATGGAGTTCACAGAGGCCGAGAGCAACATGAACGACCTGGTTTCTGAGTACCAGCAGTACCAGGACGCCACTGCCGAGGAGGAGGGCGAGTTTGAGGAGGGTGAAGAGGACATCGAGTGA
- the fastkd2 gene encoding FAST kinase domain-containing protein 2, mitochondrial gives MNIRKTGEEVFRKALLFSRHRPLLAQLGSLLHREHTHNKRPEQRSASSWSWNHVVGPAVSTVRYYSQDDHFSERSRQPRELQKPSESLSEHQKPNKKEKKNLFFRQLDECSSPSDVLDLVTHNAQTYRRVSNSLSRIWETTKKMSDDYRGYELKLMFEHQGFEELCQGVIIEAPKMRTEDMAYSLLALVRLGVPQRSRVVQILLRVIQENLNHFDERSLSVLAGALELMDPLQNVEALKQGLRLKLENDISLIKNILPLQSVMRAVGKESSDELKRKLEKKALGMANDFTLPNAQYMLASMAIMGLNSRPLLEICCKKIEENVQGIPFSRLMMTLKACQDLHYRNYSLLSSIAEYMATSCAMWKSKQVILLLLEFEKLHFHPTTLMDKFAERVIQNPDALTLKDILSILKVYSQLNHDLGDHKSEFLDGITHAVEAYLDRLHPDNLLKAIYFLSLLEHFPVLPLERLLQEDTLEQLFSNDNQRVLGLEQKLHVVDICLRLDQPALPRPLSVPPILGDLPAPPALPPPLDLFSMLKSLEGVETVEEHLVVEKIYRIDFVINLSSETSHGDKPLQDQHPPRKLAVLCVPSSAYCFGTSHVRGRMAMQTRHLRILGYSPVLVPVQELVLLPEEQRSEMLERLVFPERGEAGVETAATLRSGDE, from the exons ATGAATATCCGTAAGACAGGTGAGGAGGTATTCAGGAAAGCCTTGCTTTTTAGCAGGCATAGACCTCTCTTGGCACAGCTGGGCTCTTTACTCCACAGGGAGCATACACATAATAAAAGGCCAGAACAGAGATCAGCTTCCTCCTGGAGCTGGAATCACGTAGTAGGACCTGCTGTCAGCACAGTGAGGTACTACTCTCAAGATGACCACTTCAGTGAACGTTCAAGGCAACCCCGGGAGTTGCAAAAACCCTCAGAGTCACTGTCAGAACACCAAAAGCCCaacaagaaggagaagaagaacctTTTCTTCCGGCAGCTGGACGAGTGCTCCTCTCCCAGTGATGTGCTGGATCTTGTCACTCACAACGCACAGACATACCGGCGTGTCAGCAACAGCCTTTCGCGCATTTGGGAGACAACAAAAAAGATGTCTGATGATTATCGGGGTTACGAGCTGAAGCTGATGTTTGAACACCAGGGCTTTGAGGAACTGTGCCAGGGGGTCATCATCGAGGCTCCAAAGATGCGGACTGAGGATATGGCCTATAGTCTGCTGGCGCTGGTCAGGCTGGGAGTGCCTCAGCGCAGTAGAGTGGTCCAGATCCTCCTGAGAGTCATTCAG GAAAACTTGAACCATTTTGACGAGCGGTCTCTTTCGGTTCTTGCTGGAGCTTTAGAACTAATGGACCCACTGCAGAATGTTGAAGCACTTAAACAAGGGCTCAG GTTGAAGCTGGAGAATGACATCTCCCTGATCAAGAACATACTTCCCCTTCAGTCAGTTATGCGTGCAGTAGGGAAGGAGAGTTCAGATGAACTGAAAAGGAAATTGGAG AAAAAGGCCCTGGGCATGGCCAATGATTTCACACTTCCCAATGCGCAATACATGCTTGCCTCAATGGCTATTATGGGACTAAACTCAAGGCCCCTGTTGGAAATTTGCTGTAAGAAGATAGAGG AAAATGTACAGGGGATTCCATTTTCCAGACTCATGATGACCCTAAAGGCATGTCAGGATCTGCACTATAGGAACTATTCTCTGCTGTCATCCATTGCTGAGTATATGGCAACCAGCTGTGCCATGTGGAAAAGTAAACAG GTTATTTTGCTCCTTTTGGAGTTTGAGAAGCTGCATTTTCACCCTACCACCCTGATGGATAAGTTTGCTGAGCGAGTAATCCAGAACCCCGATGCCCTCACGCTTAAAGATATCCTCAGCATCTTGAAAGTCTACTCTCAGCTGAACCACGACCTAGGGGATCACAAATCAGA GTTTCTTGATGGCATCACACACGCTGTGGAGGCTTATCTAGATCGGCTTCACCCAGACAACCTTCTGAAGGCCATCTACTTCTTGAGCTTGCTAGAGCACTTTCCTGTTCTGCCACTGGAGAGACTCCTTCAGGAGGACACATTGGAGCAGCTTTTCAGCAATG ACAATCAGAGAGTCTTGGGTCTAGAGCAGAAACTCCATGTTGTGGATATCTGCCTGCGGCTGGACCAGCCTGCTCTCCCACGTCCCCTGTCTGTTCCTCCCATCCTGGGTGACTTGCCAGCCCCACCAGCCCTGCCCCCTCCTCTAGACCTCTTCAGCATGTTGAAAAGCTTGGAAGGAGTGGAGACCGTAGAGGAACACCTGGTTGTGGAGAAGATATATCGTATAG ATTTTGTGATCAATCTCTCATCTGAAACTTCTCATGGAGATAAACCTCTTCAGGATCAACATCCTCCTCGAAA GCTGGCAGTGCTGTGTGTCCCCTCCTCTGCCTACTGTTTTGGAACCTCCCATGTGCGAGGCAGGATGGCCATGCAAACTCGCCACCTGAGAATCCTGGGCTACTCTCCTGTGCTG GTGCCCGTGCAAGAGTTGGTCCTGCTGCCAGAGGAGCAGAGGTCCGAGATGCTGGAGAGGCTGGTGTTTCCCGAACGAGGAGAGGCGGGAGTGGAGACCGCTGCCACTCTGCGGTCAGGAGACGAGTGA
- the retreg2 gene encoding reticulophagy regulator 2 gives MASEEEARRPSVSSSSVGLEALFPGGGSDQPCGDGNPELVRLRERLQGWLSQYEPVVLWVQRLLVWERPLYSIIAALTLNTMFWLLSSTSLRPLFLLSVSLLGLILLERWKYKLPKMTVRNPEAATVERETMTVQPRLLSVAELSHHLAESYLTCSLYIQEMLQFKQQNHGKFCAMMCCGCLVLAMVGHYVPGIMISYIIVLSVLLWPLVVYHELIQRMYTGLEPILMKLDYSMKGDTQHRKHDKRKVKKESEEGDEPRAETESESEEELSCFAPTVDVKTTALAMAITDSELSDEEASILESGGFSVSRATTPQLTDVSEDLDRQSMNSEPEETFSRDLPEFPSVDEFPSLEHGLFHFPLGASAPAESSTVEHSETDYQSAASLLLQHLASPLHFVNTHFNGHGKLAGTSQAAAVGSVKEEEEVGDEGEVTPEAPGPSRSLEALSEEIVSTAISTVVQNTLSALLRTTEAMEAPCMEEFMPTEMPPCPMESTLETPDSAAAATTTTTTTTAASSALHHHTAPISGEEKEDVTGEASADELPDVTLMPAEEEDFELLDQSELEMMDEGLDLGLDGQGVGTTASTTPDTPASGDQHPQMS, from the exons TATGAGCCCGTGGTGTTGTGGGTGCAGAGGCTACTTGTCTGGGAGAGGCCCTTGTACAGCATCATTGCTGCCCTCACGCTTAACACCATGTTCTG GCTCTTGTCGTCCACCTCTTTACGTCCGCTATTTCTTTTGAGTGTCTCTCTCCTTGGTCTCATACTCCTGGAAAGATGGAAATATAAACTCCCAAAAATGACTG TCCGGAATCCCGAGGCTGCCACTGTTGAAAG GGAGACCATGACTGTGCAACCTCGTCTTTTGAGCGTGGCCGAACTTAGCCATCACCTGGCAGAGAGTTACCTGACCTGCAGCCTCTACATCCAGGAGATGCTCCAGTTCAAACAGCAGAACCATGGCAAG TTCTGTGCCATGATGTGCTGCGGCTGTTTAGTTTTGGCTATGGTTGGTCACTATGTTCCAGGAATTATGATTTCTTACATCATCG TGTTGAGTGTGTTGCTTTGGCCACTGGTTGTGTATCACGAGCTGATCCAGAGGATGTACACTGGCCTGGAGCCCATTCTAATGAAGTTGGACTACAGCATGAAGGGGGACACCCAGCATCGCAAACACGACAAGCGCA AGGTAAAGAAGGAGTCTGAGGAGGGCGATGAGCCGCGAGCTGAGACGGAGAGTGAGAGCGAGGAGGAGCTCTCCTGCTTCGCTCCGACG GTGGATGTGAAGACCACAGCATTGGCCATGGCCATCACAGACTCGGAGCTGTCTGACGAGGAAGCGAGTATCCTAGAGAGTGGCGGATTCTCTGTGTCCAGAGCCACCACCCCACAGCTGACCGACGTCTCTGAAG ACCTGGACAGGCAGAGCATGAATAGTGAACCAGAGGAAACGTTCTCTAGAGATCTTCCAGAGTTCCCTTCTGTGGACGAGTTCCCTTCCTTGGAGCACGGTTTGTTCCACTTCCCCCTGGGTGCCTCCGCACCGGCAGAGAGTTCCACGGTAGAACATTCAGAGACGGACTACCAAAGCGCCGCCAGCCTGCTCCTTCAACATTTAGCGTCCCCTCTCCATTTCGTCAACACCCACTTTAACGGGCACGGCAAGCTGGCCGGCACTAGCCAGGCCGCTGCGGTCGGATCggtgaaagaggaagaggaggttggCGATGAAGGAGAGGTGACCCCAGAGGCTCCTGGCCCCAGCCGCTCCCTGGAGGCGTTGAGCGAGGAGATTGTGAGCACGGCCATCTCAACCGTGGTCCAGAACACACTGTCGGCCCTGCTGCGCACCACTGAGGCCATGGAGGCGCCGTGCATGGAGGAGTTCATGCCCACCGAAATGCCCCCATGCCCCATGGAGTCCACCCTGGAAACCCCTGACAGtgccgccgccgccaccaccaccaccaccaccaccaccgccgcctcttctgccctccaccaccacacagcACCTATCAGTGGTGAGGAGAAGGAGGATGTGACCGGTGAAGCCAGCGCAGACGAACTGCCGGACGTCACGCTCATGCCGGCCGAGGAGGAGGACTTTGAGCTTCTGGACCAAAGCGAACTGGAGATGATGGACGAAGGCTTGGATTTGGGCCTTGACGGACAGGGTGTGGGTACAACAGCCTCCACAACGCCAGACACACCAGCCAGTGGcgatcagcaccctcaaatgtCCTAG